The Bacteroidales bacterium WCE2008 genome has a segment encoding these proteins:
- a CDS encoding glycerate kinase, with the protein MSFRKIIIASDSFKGCLSSLEVADAIAAGLDGHKIVRIGIADGGEGTAETLTRSLGGRTVGVMVHDPAGRRIMSSYGILPDGTAVLDLASASGLTLLAPEERNPMRTSTFGTGEMILDALERGCRKFMMGIGGSATNDAGTGMLAALGFRFLDSDGKAVEPCGANLSRITEIDGSGAAEELAGAGFTVACDVDNPFFGLSGASEVFATQKGASKDEVAALEAGMASFAEVLRKSYGEVGEIAGAGAAGGVGGAMALILGATLKRGIDMILDISGFDREVADADLVITGEGKIDAQTARGKAPAGVLERTRRINPGARVWAIGGRVETCPEVEALGFDRIVEISAGLPESEAMDPAKTAGRLLLLSDLISE; encoded by the coding sequence ATGTCCTTCAGGAAAATCATAATAGCTTCGGACTCGTTCAAGGGATGCCTTTCGTCTCTTGAGGTCGCCGATGCGATAGCAGCAGGACTGGATGGTCATAAGATCGTCCGGATCGGAATCGCCGACGGAGGAGAAGGGACGGCGGAGACGCTGACCCGCTCTCTCGGCGGACGAACTGTCGGGGTCATGGTCCATGATCCCGCAGGCCGCAGGATCATGTCCTCATACGGCATTCTGCCCGACGGGACGGCCGTTCTCGACCTGGCCTCCGCGAGCGGACTGACATTGCTCGCACCGGAAGAACGCAACCCTATGCGGACTTCGACCTTCGGGACCGGAGAGATGATTCTCGACGCCCTCGAAAGAGGATGCCGGAAGTTCATGATGGGAATCGGCGGAAGCGCGACCAATGATGCCGGCACCGGAATGCTGGCCGCCCTGGGCTTCCGTTTTCTGGATTCTGACGGAAAAGCCGTCGAGCCTTGCGGAGCGAACCTTTCAAGAATTACGGAGATCGACGGCTCCGGAGCGGCGGAAGAACTGGCGGGAGCCGGATTCACGGTGGCATGCGATGTCGACAACCCGTTTTTCGGACTCTCTGGCGCGTCGGAGGTCTTCGCGACGCAGAAGGGCGCATCAAAGGACGAAGTCGCTGCCCTGGAGGCTGGAATGGCCTCTTTTGCGGAAGTGCTGCGGAAAAGTTACGGCGAAGTCGGGGAAATTGCCGGAGCCGGGGCTGCAGGCGGAGTCGGCGGAGCCATGGCCCTGATCCTCGGAGCGACCCTGAAGAGAGGCATCGACATGATTCTGGACATTTCCGGATTCGACCGGGAAGTCGCTGACGCCGATCTCGTGATCACCGGAGAAGGGAAGATCGACGCCCAGACCGCAAGAGGGAAAGCGCCGGCTGGAGTGCTGGAGAGAACCCGCCGGATTAATCCCGGCGCCCGCGTATGGGCGATAGGCGGACGCGTCGAGACATGCCCCGAAGTAGAGGCTCTCGGATTCGACCGTATCGTTGAAATCTCGGCAGGTCTTCCAGAGAGCGAAGCCATGGACCCGGCTAAGACAGCTGGGAGGCTACTTCTGCTTTCAGACCTAATCTCAGAATAG
- a CDS encoding Multidrug resistance efflux pump: protein MPDIINIHSEEVQEIMGRKPSWIMRWGITVLITIIVVFIVCCYFIRYPQTVSARITLTSDYPPADLVAKATGIIDSVFVSDGDKICKGQLLALIASAADYGDMVIAEKYVSGDEPYAEFTEDEFKRLQSLKLGDIQPNWIEYLSACSNFSDYRRIDQNGKKRILLSEQVEGAKAYYSKLEKQRATVVDALRYEKKSLERDSILFTRKAISQDEYEGELKNYIARKNSLAGFDAEMTNARLNRLQLEQQILELGTQQKAEENEHLRRISQARSQFRNSLAIWKEQYAIIAPYDGNVSLQNIWSRGQHISAGEIIASVSSAEDMHIKGRMKVTSIGFGKIKVGQTVNIKLSGFPYLEFGILRGKVETISSVPEMSQEGLFYTIDVTLPEGLESTYHKQFPFVQNMDGVAEIITEDMRLIEQFIRPIKSLFLN, encoded by the coding sequence ATGCCAGATATAATAAACATACATAGCGAAGAAGTCCAGGAAATAATGGGACGCAAGCCGTCCTGGATAATGCGTTGGGGCATCACGGTGCTAATAACTATCATCGTGGTGTTCATCGTATGCTGTTATTTCATACGCTATCCACAGACAGTCTCGGCAAGGATAACTCTTACGTCAGATTACCCTCCGGCCGACCTTGTCGCAAAAGCCACCGGCATCATAGACTCCGTCTTCGTTTCTGACGGAGACAAGATATGCAAAGGTCAGTTGCTGGCTCTCATAGCAAGCGCCGCAGACTACGGCGACATGGTCATAGCCGAAAAATATGTTTCCGGGGATGAACCTTACGCCGAGTTCACGGAAGACGAGTTCAAGAGACTTCAATCCCTCAAGCTTGGGGACATACAGCCGAACTGGATCGAATATCTTTCGGCCTGTTCCAACTTCAGCGATTATCGTCGCATAGACCAGAACGGCAAGAAAAGAATTCTGCTGTCCGAACAGGTTGAAGGCGCAAAAGCATATTACAGCAAGCTTGAAAAACAGAGGGCGACGGTGGTCGATGCGCTCAGATATGAGAAGAAAAGTCTCGAGAGGGATTCGATCCTGTTTACCAGAAAAGCTATATCCCAGGACGAATACGAAGGAGAACTCAAGAACTATATCGCAAGGAAGAACAGCCTTGCCGGATTCGATGCAGAGATGACTAATGCCCGGCTGAACAGACTTCAGCTCGAGCAGCAGATCCTGGAGCTCGGGACTCAGCAGAAAGCCGAAGAAAACGAGCATCTCAGAAGGATAAGCCAAGCCAGAAGCCAGTTCCGCAATAGTCTGGCTATCTGGAAAGAACAGTATGCCATCATAGCTCCGTATGACGGAAACGTCTCCCTCCAGAATATCTGGAGCCGGGGCCAGCATATTTCCGCCGGAGAAATAATAGCCAGCGTCTCATCGGCTGAGGATATGCATATAAAAGGCAGGATGAAAGTGACCTCCATAGGATTCGGCAAGATAAAGGTCGGACAGACCGTGAATATCAAGCTGTCCGGATTCCCGTATCTGGAGTTCGGAATCCTCAGAGGTAAGGTAGAAACGATATCTTCCGTTCCGGAAATGAGTCAGGAAGGACTGTTCTATACAATCGATGTAACTCTGCCTGAAGGCCTTGAAAGCACCTACCATAAACAATTCCCGTTCGTCCAGAACATGGATGGAGTCGCCGAAATCATAACTGAAGACATGAGGCTTATAGAGCAGTTCATACGTCCTATAAAGTCTCTGTTCTTGAACTAG
- a CDS encoding bacteriocin-processing peptidase. Cysteine peptidase. MEROPS family C39: protein MAFPFFHQMDEMDCGPTCLNIVAASHGKQFPMENLRKLCYKSRTGVSLLSLSDAAESIGMHSTGVKISWEQLRDEAPLPCIVHWNQNHFIVVYEIKKHGSEWYVYVSDPAEGLLKYPEKKFLKSWLAIKGENGEDDKGIALLLEPTPAFYEHNEAEEKGTEKFNLRHLIKYLKPHKQSIIQIFLAMIVASLLSLILPFITQSIVDQGVTLGRLGFVKTMLFAQLMIVLGQLANDLIRSWLMLHMTARVSISLISNFLAKLMRLPIAFFDSKMTGDIMQRIQDHTRIQDFLTNSLISIVMAVVLLIVYGAILGGYNLGILAIFLVGSLLYIGWILLFLRWRRKLDYMRFQEAANNQSNIVQLIGGMQDIKLNNCEKQKRWEWERIQAKLFKISIKGLTLSQTQQVGGTFIDQTKNILISFLAAKAVIDGDMTLGMMTALQYIIGQLNAPVGQFISFVRESQDAGISMERLGEIHNKEDEEPANNEKIHIIPQDADIEFKDVLFQYEGPHSPKVLDRISLKIPHNKVTAIVGASGSGKTTMLKMMLGFYAPVDGNVTLGGLELKNYSESDWRRMCGCVMQEGYIFSNTIAENIGLCDTVPDMERVRTAADIANIRDWIEALPLGYNTKIGADGHGLSTGQKQRILIARAAYKNSPYLFFDEATNSLDANNEKVIMENLDKLFENKTVVIVAHRLSTVKNADNIIVLNQGHIVEEGTHKELTDKRGYYYELVRNQLELGN, encoded by the coding sequence ATGGCTTTCCCGTTTTTTCACCAGATGGACGAGATGGACTGCGGTCCTACCTGTCTCAATATTGTAGCGGCTTCCCACGGAAAACAGTTTCCGATGGAAAACCTCCGCAAACTATGCTACAAATCAAGGACAGGTGTTTCGCTGCTGTCTCTGAGTGACGCGGCCGAGTCAATCGGCATGCATTCTACCGGAGTGAAGATATCGTGGGAACAGCTCCGCGACGAGGCTCCGCTTCCTTGCATCGTGCACTGGAACCAGAACCACTTCATCGTCGTCTATGAGATAAAGAAACACGGATCCGAGTGGTACGTATATGTATCCGATCCGGCCGAAGGTCTGCTGAAATATCCTGAAAAGAAGTTTCTCAAATCCTGGCTTGCCATAAAAGGTGAAAATGGAGAAGATGATAAAGGCATAGCGCTACTGCTTGAACCGACTCCGGCTTTTTATGAGCACAACGAAGCTGAAGAAAAAGGGACGGAAAAATTCAACCTACGCCACCTTATAAAATATCTCAAGCCGCATAAACAAAGCATCATACAGATTTTCCTCGCTATGATTGTAGCGAGTTTGTTGAGCCTGATCCTTCCTTTCATCACCCAGTCCATCGTCGATCAAGGTGTGACGCTGGGCAGGCTGGGATTTGTCAAAACTATGCTCTTCGCCCAGCTCATGATAGTGCTGGGCCAGCTCGCCAACGACCTTATCAGAAGCTGGCTGATGCTCCACATGACCGCAAGAGTCAGCATCTCCCTGATCTCCAACTTCCTGGCCAAGCTCATGAGACTCCCGATCGCATTCTTCGACTCGAAGATGACCGGAGACATAATGCAGCGAATCCAGGACCATACCAGAATCCAGGACTTCCTCACAAACTCCCTCATAAGCATAGTCATGGCGGTAGTACTGCTGATAGTCTATGGAGCAATCCTGGGAGGATACAACCTGGGAATCCTCGCTATCTTCCTCGTCGGATCCCTGCTCTATATCGGCTGGATCCTGCTTTTCCTCCGCTGGAGAAGGAAACTCGACTACATGAGGTTCCAGGAAGCCGCCAACAACCAGAGCAACATAGTCCAGCTGATCGGCGGAATGCAGGACATCAAGCTAAACAACTGCGAGAAGCAGAAACGCTGGGAATGGGAACGCATCCAGGCCAAGCTTTTCAAGATCAGCATCAAAGGTCTCACCCTCTCGCAGACCCAGCAGGTCGGAGGCACGTTCATCGACCAGACAAAGAATATCCTTATCTCTTTCCTTGCCGCGAAAGCCGTAATCGACGGAGACATGACCCTCGGTATGATGACCGCGCTGCAGTATATAATCGGTCAGCTCAATGCTCCGGTCGGTCAGTTCATCTCCTTTGTCCGCGAGTCTCAGGACGCCGGCATCTCCATGGAACGACTTGGAGAAATCCACAACAAAGAAGACGAAGAGCCTGCAAATAACGAGAAGATACATATCATCCCGCAGGATGCCGACATAGAATTCAAAGACGTACTCTTCCAGTACGAAGGGCCTCACTCCCCTAAAGTTCTGGACAGGATATCCCTGAAGATTCCTCACAACAAAGTCACTGCTATTGTCGGAGCCTCCGGAAGCGGAAAGACTACGATGCTCAAGATGATGCTGGGATTCTACGCCCCGGTCGACGGAAACGTCACTCTTGGAGGTCTGGAGCTGAAGAACTACAGCGAAAGCGACTGGAGAAGGATGTGCGGCTGCGTAATGCAGGAAGGTTATATCTTCTCCAACACAATTGCCGAGAACATCGGACTCTGCGACACCGTCCCTGACATGGAAAGAGTCAGGACAGCCGCTGATATCGCCAATATCCGCGACTGGATCGAGGCCCTTCCGCTCGGATACAATACCAAGATCGGAGCAGACGGCCATGGACTCAGCACCGGCCAGAAACAAAGAATCCTGATCGCCCGCGCCGCGTACAAGAACAGCCCTTACCTGTTCTTCGACGAGGCGACCAACTCTCTCGACGCCAACAACGAGAAGGTGATCATGGAGAATCTCGACAAACTCTTCGAGAACAAGACGGTCGTCATCGTGGCCCACCGTCTCAGCACTGTCAAGAACGCTGACAACATCATCGTCCTGAATCAGGGACATATAGTCGAAGAGGGTACCCATAAAGAACTTACCGACAAGCGCGGCTATTATTACGAGCTGGTGCGCAACCAGCTGGAATTAGGAAACTGA